GAGATATAGTAAAATTATTAATTCGTTGTTTGTTTGGGCCCTGATTGCTTTATCTACTCAAAGATTGTGTTTTTTTTGGAAACATTGTAGATTTTAGGCCTATGTTTGGAACATTTGCTAGTTTTGAACTAAACATCCCAATACTTCTGATATTGTTTTCAAAAACATATATTTTCAGGGCAAACATGAGTGACGAAGGGGAAAGGACCTGCCCACTATGTGCAGAGGAGATGGACTTGACGGATCAGCAATTGAAGCCTTGCAAATGTGGCTACGAGGTTTTTGATATTATTACTTTCAGGCTACTAATTATTATACCAGTCAAGTAGAATAATACTGTGATCTTATATGCCATACATTTACTGCCCATGTGCAGACTTTGAAAAAGTTTACAGACATTGGTACTAAGAAGTAATATAGTTGCATATAGGCTATAGCCAGTTGTGCTGATACTCTTGCACTAGTAACTTGTCTCTGTTACTACTTATCTTTGAATAGTTCTTTTTTCACCTGCATTGAGAGCAAGGGTGATTGTGACATGCTCTATTATATGGCCTCTTTACTCATTTTGAATTTTCTGAATTTTCAGCAATTTTCTTTGTCCAATTACATTTACAATATCTAATTAAATTCACATATATTTATGGTTCTCATCTGCATCGTGGAAGATATGTGTTTGGTGTTGGCATCATATAATGGACATGGCAGAGAAGGATGATACAGAAGGCCGTTGCCCTGCATGCCGTATCCCATACGACAAGGAAAAGATAGTAGGGATGGCTGCAAGCTGTGAGAGGTTGTTTTTGCATTTGACCAATTATAACTTTATCTAGTTGTTTCAGTGTCTGGAATGTTATGCTGATTTTCGTTTTATTATTTCCTGAAACTTCCCCTCAAAGAATGGTGGCTGAAATCCATATGGAGCGAAAGAAGTCACAGAAGACAAAATCAAAGCCATCTGACGGAAGGAAGCAGCTCAGCAGTGTGCGGGTGATTCAAAGGAACCTTGTGTACATAGTTGGGCTGCCCCTTAATCTGGCTGATGAAGATGTAATCTCACTTTTTTGTACTATCTACTTAATTAATGCTTTATTTTTTTGCCCTTTCATAGGCAAGTATTTTACATATGAAGTTTTTAATTTTCTGAGCAGCTTCTCCAGCGGAGAGAGTACTTTGGCCAGTATGGAAAAGTTCTAAAAGTGTCTATGTCTCGAACAGCAGCTGGTGTCATTCAACAGTTTCCAAACAATACTTGTAGTGTGTGAGTTTCAAATAAACATGTACTTATTCTTGTTGATAATTTCTGTGTGCTCTTCGGTTAATGCTTGTTAGCATGGTTTGCTTATTGAAATTCTGACTGCAGTAGGACTTCTTGACATGGTATTGCTGATGCTTGTGAATTTTGTATACAGTAGAAGTACTTGcctaattttcttaaattttctGTTTATGTTATAGTTTATGTTATTTGACTAAGCATTTACTACTCttcatttcttatttatttataaataaatcaacTAACCTGGTAAAGCctttgtttttgaaattttctGACAGATATATAACTTATGGAAGGGAGGAAGAGGCAATTCGTTGTATTCAGTCTGTACATGGGTTTGTCTTGGATGGTAGATCATTAAAGTGCGTGCAGCTTTAAATATAAGGTCCCTTTTTATGGTTGATAAGCCACGTAaattttaatcattttattGGGCATTTTCAGGGCGTGCTTTGGTACAACGAAGTATTGTCATGCATGGCTCAGAaatgtggtatgtttttagGGCTACAATAATGTTTTGGTATTTGGATTCATGGAATCCTTCCTTGTATACGAGATGAAACACAATGATGGAGATATTGGAGAATCTTTTCTCACTAGAATGACTTTTGTTCACTGCAGCCTTGCACCAATCCAGATTGTCTATATTTGCATGAGATTGGTTCTCAGGAGGACAGTTTTACAAAAGATGAGATAatatcagcatacacaaggtaTAGTTCGGTGCAGTTCCTGATGGTGTGTTAGTCTTGTGAATTGTCATGCAGATCTAAAGAATGGTTGAATTCAATTTACATTGGGGAAAAGCATATAGGACTGTTCATTCTTTCCATTTGGTCTCTAGAAGATGCTGTCTACCCACTTCATTTGAAGTAGTCTTTTAAGCTCTGCAATATTGAAAATCAATTTAAGTTCCCAAGTTTGGTGGTCTTTATAGTCATTTGTGGTGCTCATGAGCAAGAGCACCTAGGGTATTTATCAAGTGTGCATGCAAAggggttgtttttttttttgtctggcCTCTATTATTTGCACACTAGACATTTGCTTTGGGATGCCTTTGGAGGTCCCTGCAACTTTACGATCTCTGCTGGTACCAAAATACTTAGTGTTGCTTTGGTACTAGGATTTAGTGACATGATATTTGTTGTTTTTGGTTTATCTCATCATTCTCAATTTAAGTTCCCTTTAAGttgtaaaaaattataacaGTTCGGAATTGTTATTTCAGCAGAAGTGTACCTTTCATCGATgattaattccttattttttTAAAGGAGTAGGGTTCAACAAATTACTGGTACAACAAGTAGTATGGTGCGTCGTGCAGGGAGCATGCTGCCTCCGCCTATGGATGATTATAGCTGTAACATTACTGCTGCTGCAGCAAAACCCATTGTAAAAAGTAGTTCTAATGTGAGTTCTTTTCTTGTTAAAATAAAAGTAGGCAGTAAATTTTGCATGATAATGTCAGCAATGATAAATTAGGCACTAATATCTGCTCCAAAGAAAACATAGATTTTTCTGTTGCTGATGGTTGGTTCTTGAATATGCCATATTTATCCAGCAGAATACAGTGAGTACATCTAAAGGTTCGCCTCCGAATGGAAGCTTGGGTAAATCAATCACACTTCCCGCAGCAGCCTCGTGGTATGCCAGTTGCTAAAacctattttttttacttgttttttgTAAGCATTCTTGCTGATTAAACATTGTACTAGGGGAACACGAGCTGCTAATCAGCCACAAACAGCTAATTCAACACAATCAAATGGACCTTCTAAGCCAAAGCCAGATATGGTTAATAGCACATTAGCATTCTCTTCTGCAATTGCAACTTCATCTCAGACCTCTTCGTTACATAGTGATGTAGGAAAAAGGGCAGTATGGAATGAAGATGGTCAAAGTTTCATTGGTAAAGGAAAACAGGATTATTTGAAACCTGTAAAGCAGAATAGTGGTTTAGATTTACGAGCCAGTGTTCTGGAGAAACCATGCATGAATGAAACTAATGCTACTTTAACTTCAGGTGACCAGTCTTCTAGTTCTCCAACATCTAAGCAAAATAACTGGGGCTCTGATATGGTTTCAGACAGTCCAAACTCCTTTGCTCATACTGAGCCATTTTGCGAGTCTGAAAAAGGAGGGGCAGTTATAGCTGATATGGGATCAATCAAGGCTGACAGTAATATTAGATGTGATATTTCTGGTGTTACTAGAACTAGTAGTGCAGATCACAGTATGATAAAATCACCTGGGAGTCACGGTGTACATCAACAGTATGTGGACCAATATGGGGAACCTTTAGCTCTAGCAGGAAGTCAGATAAATTCTGGTTTTACAGATCAATCTGATTGGAGAACAGATCCTCATAATCCAGCAGCTACAAGTACTGAAGTAGAAGAGGACATAATATCATTTGATAATCAAAGACTGAAGGATCCTGAAGTTGTTAGCCATACATCTTACTTGCCAAATTCTGCTAATTCCGTCCATTATACAAATCATTCTAGGTCCCATTCTTTGCAACACAATGATCCTTTTGGTGCTCTAAATTCCGATCCTCTATTTGTAGATACTAGAGTTGATCGGTCACTTCTACATTCCTCTAGTAATAGTATGATAGCAAATGGATACCCTGAAAAATTGCTCAGCAGTTCTTCTGGTTTGGATAGAAACATAGAGCATGGCTTCCCTCTTACGAATGGAGGGGAAGGGAAGCCCATTGGAAAATCACATGGTGATGCTACTGCCTTGGATGTGGGTGAGAGCAGCATAATTTCAAACATATTATCATTAGATCTGGATTCTTGGGATGAGTCATTAACATCGCCTCAGAATCTGGCTAAATTTTTGGGTGAGACTGATAAACAACCTAGCCTCAAAATGGCAAGTTCGTGGAAAGGTCAACATAACAGTCAGTCTAGGTTCTCTTTTGCTAGGCATGAGGAATCTAGGAGTCAAATAGTTGATGCTGATCCACCATTTAGCATTTTTGGGCAGTTGCAAAAAACCCATCCCTATGGTCAGGAtttttctgaaaaaagaaaTTCATATGTGGATAGGCATATGATGGGGAATGGTTTCTCTCCAAGCAATTTTGATGAATCTGAAGCTTTTATGGGTGGTCCTTCAGTTTTCCCGTCTAATAAGACGTCTGGTGAGTGTTTGTCTGAAGTTGtgtttttaattatgaaaatgtTGATGTAAACGAGAACTAGCCTTCTTTCTGTTTTTGGCATTGAAAGCTGAACCAAAAATTAGATTTAAAGACCTAATAACTAAATatcatttttcattttcattttgaacGTTAGAAATCATGTAGTATTCTTCTTATACATGGGTTGCCAAAAGTTCATATCACCTTCTACCTTAATATGGCAATTTATCAAAGCTAAAATTCTGAAGACTTACTCAGAGGTTGGTATCCAGAATTTTGTCATTTGTCCCCTGTTTTATCATTTGTTAACATTTGTCCCTTGAGTTATTTCCGTAGTTggcatttgacccatttttgatGAAAAATTATCTGATTCGTTAAATTTTTCGCATGGCACAATTTTTAACAATGGGCATGTACACGTGCcaattgttttaattattttttcccCATATAGACTTTATATGTGGATAAATAAGACTTTCTTATTTATCCACATATAAAGTCTATgtgggaaaaaaaaatttaaaacaattgaCATGTGTACATGCCAATTGTTAAAAATTGTGTCATGTAAGAATAATTAATAGATCAGTTAAATTTTCATCcaaaatgggtcaaatgtcaCCTGTGGGAATACCTCAGGGGtaaatgttaccaaatgataCCACAGGGGGAAATTACAAAATTTTGGATCACACAGGGGCCAAATAAGTCGTCATGCCAGTTTTTTTATATGTTCCATTAACTCTTTTGGTCATTGTTTGTCTAGACTGGGAAGTAGATCATACAATTTTGTGACTGAAATTCTGCTAAGCTTTAAGAAGGTAGTTTAGGTTGTGAGACTCCAATGATTAATTGTCTTTTTATTGCATTCCATTTTAGATTAAACCGCCCATTTGGATAAAAATCCAgagctttatttttttttattgtagcaAGTGAATCTTGGAGTATAACCTTATGACAATATGCTTCTGGCATGGAACAATGTGGATGTTTAAGATTAGCAGTGGGATAAAATTAGTATGCTGGATTTATAGTTGGGGGTGTATGTAACTTGAACAGTTATTATTTGAAAGTTTTTGCTGATTTTATCACTTGTGCATGATAATGTTAACTGTTAATCAGAATTTTCCCTTTCTTTTCTATCTCCTATAAGGGTTTACCTTTAGCTGTGACTGGCCGTTCTCTATATTGGATTCGTGGGAAAGCCTACTCTTTTTAGGTTAATGAAGTTCTTTTATACTTGATTTATTAAACCTTTTTTTTCCCTAGCAGTTTCTAGGTCTCAAATTTCTGCCCCTCCTGGATTCTCTCTACCTAATAGAGCTCCACCCCCAGGCTTTTCTTCTCAGGAGAGGATGGAACAGATTTTTGATACGCTACCTGGTAAGTTTTTGGGTTTGATTATTGGCAtaggcttttttttttgtctgtttTGTAATATTTTCACTTTTGCTCACTTTGGGAATCATTTGCTAGACTCTTGtaatcttttctcttttttttttcacttaGGGAATCATTTGCTAGACCCTTCTTCCATGCTAAGAAATTCATATCAATCACCCTCACTTGGAAATATTAGTAGCAGTGGTGGGGATATTGAATTTATGGATCCTGCAATTTTAGCGGTCGGCAAAGGGAGACTTCAAGGTGGGCTGAACAATTCAGGCCTAGACATGAGATCTAATTTCCCCCAACAACAGTTAAATGCCTTTGAGAATGATGCAAGACTTCAGCTACTGATGCAAAGTTCTCTCTCGCCACACCAGAACCTCAGATATTCTGACATTGGCAATGGCTATTCTTCACTTAATGATTCTTATGGCATTTCTTCAAGGCTTGTCGACCAATCACAAATGAGCAATATATCTCCATTCATGCAAATGTCTCTTCAACATTCCAGGAATGGGCACATGTCAAATGGTCGCTGGGATGGATGGAATGAGGGTCAAGCTGGAAGTGTGGCCGAGCTTCTCCGAAATGAGAGACTGGGATTGAACAAGTTCTATAGTGCTGGGTATGATGATTCAAAGTTTCGGATGCCAAGTTCTGGAGACTTGTACAACAGAACATTTGAGATGTGAAGCTGTTGAAATGGC
The window above is part of the Euphorbia lathyris chromosome 3, ddEupLath1.1, whole genome shotgun sequence genome. Proteins encoded here:
- the LOC136222746 gene encoding uncharacterized protein isoform X4 is translated as MSDEGERTCPLCAEEMDLTDQQLKPCKCGYEICVWCWHHIMDMAEKDDTEGRCPACRIPYDKEKIVGMAASCERMVAEIHMERKKSQKTKSKPSDGRKQLSSVRVIQRNLVYIVGLPLNLADEDLLQRREYFGQYGKVLKVSMSRTAAGVIQQFPNNTCSVYITYGREEEAIRCIQSVHGFVLDGRSLKACFGTTKYCHAWLRNVPCTNPDCLYLHEIGSQEDSFTKDEIISAYTRVQQITGTTSSMVRRAGSMLPPPMDDYSCNITAAAAKPIVKSSSNQNTVSTSKGSPPNGSLGKSITLPAAASWGTRAANQPQTANSTQSNGPSKPKPDMVNSTLAFSSAIATSSQTSSLHSDVGKRAVWNEDGQSFIGKGKQDYLKPVKQNSGLDLRASVLEKPCMNETNATLTSGDQSSSSPTSKQNNWGSDMVSDSPNSFAHTEPFCESEKGGAVIADMGSIKADSNIRCDISGVTRTSSADHSMIKSPGSHGVHQQYVDQYGEPLALAGSQINSGFTDQSDWRTDPHNPAATSTEVEEDIISFDNQRLKDPEVVSHTSYLPNSANSVHYTNHSRSHSLQHNDPFGALNSDPLFVDTRVDRSLLHSSSNSMIANGYPEKLLSSSSGLDRNIEHGFPLTNGGEGKPIGKSHGDATALDVGESSIISNILSLDLDSWDESLTSPQNLAKFLGETDKQPSLKMASSWKGQHNSQSRFSFARHEESRSQIVDADPPFSIFGQLQKTHPYGQDFSEKRNSYVDRHMMGNGFSPSNFDESEAFMGGPSVFPSNKTSAVSRSQISAPPGFSLPNRAPPPGFSSQERMEQIFDTLPGNHLLDPSSMLRNSYQSPSLGNISSSGGDIEFMDPAILAVGKGRLQGGLNNSGLDMRSNFPQQQLNAFENDARLQLLMQSSLSPHQNLRYSDIGNGYSSLNDSYGISSRLVDQSQMSNISPFMQMSLQHSRNGHMSNGRWDGWNEGQAGSVAELLRNERLGLNKFYSAGYDDSKFRMPSSGDLYNRTFEM
- the LOC136222746 gene encoding uncharacterized protein isoform X1; amino-acid sequence: MSDEGERTCPLCAEEMDLTDQQLKPCKCGYEICVWCWHHIMDMAEKDDTEGRCPACRIPYDKEKIVGMAASCERMVAEIHMERKKSQKTKSKPSDGRKQLSSVRVIQRNLVYIVGLPLNLADEDLLQRREYFGQYGKVLKVSMSRTAAGVIQQFPNNTCSVYITYGREEEAIRCIQSVHGFVLDGRSLKACFGTTKYCHAWLRNVPCTNPDCLYLHEIGSQEDSFTKDEIISAYTRSRVQQITGTTSSMVRRAGSMLPPPMDDYSCNITAAAAKPIVKSSSNQNTVSTSKGSPPNGSLGKSITLPAAASWGTRAANQPQTANSTQSNGPSKPKPDMVNSTLAFSSAIATSSQTSSLHSDVGKRAVWNEDGQSFIGKGKQDYLKPVKQNSGLDLRASVLEKPCMNETNATLTSGDQSSSSPTSKQNNWGSDMVSDSPNSFAHTEPFCESEKGGAVIADMGSIKADSNIRCDISGVTRTSSADHSMIKSPGSHGVHQQYVDQYGEPLALAGSQINSGFTDQSDWRTDPHNPAATSTEVEEDIISFDNQRLKDPEVVSHTSYLPNSANSVHYTNHSRSHSLQHNDPFGALNSDPLFVDTRVDRSLLHSSSNSMIANGYPEKLLSSSSGLDRNIEHGFPLTNGGEGKPIGKSHGDATALDVGESSIISNILSLDLDSWDESLTSPQNLAKFLGETDKQPSLKMASSWKGQHNSQSRFSFARHEESRSQIVDADPPFSIFGQLQKTHPYGQDFSEKRNSYVDRHMMGNGFSPSNFDESEAFMGGPSVFPSNKTSAVSRSQISAPPGFSLPNRAPPPGFSSQERMEQIFDTLPGNHLLDPSSMLRNSYQSPSLGNISSSGGDIEFMDPAILAVGKGRLQGGLNNSGLDMRSNFPQQQLNAFENDARLQLLMQSSLSPHQNLRYSDIGNGYSSLNDSYGISSRLVDQSQMSNISPFMQMSLQHSRNGHMSNGRWDGWNEGQAGSVAELLRNERLGLNKFYSAGYDDSKFRMPSSGDLYNRTFEM
- the LOC136222746 gene encoding uncharacterized protein isoform X5, translating into MSDEGERTCPLCAEEMDLTDQQLKPCKCGYEICVWCWHHIMDMAEKDDTEGRCPACRIPYDKEKIVGMAASCERMVAEIHMERKKSQKTKSKPSDGRKQLSSVRVIQRNLVYIVGLPLNLADEDLLQRREYFGQYGKVLKVSMSRTAAGVIQQFPNNTCSVYITYGREEEAIRCIQSVHGFVLDGRSLKACFGTTKYCHAWLRNVPCTNPDCLYLHEIGSQEDSFTKDEIISAYTRVQQITGTTSSMVRRAGSMLPPPMDDYSCNITAAAAKPIVKSSSNNTVSTSKGSPPNGSLGKSITLPAAASWGTRAANQPQTANSTQSNGPSKPKPDMVNSTLAFSSAIATSSQTSSLHSDVGKRAVWNEDGQSFIGKGKQDYLKPVKQNSGLDLRASVLEKPCMNETNATLTSGDQSSSSPTSKQNNWGSDMVSDSPNSFAHTEPFCESEKGGAVIADMGSIKADSNIRCDISGVTRTSSADHSMIKSPGSHGVHQQYVDQYGEPLALAGSQINSGFTDQSDWRTDPHNPAATSTEVEEDIISFDNQRLKDPEVVSHTSYLPNSANSVHYTNHSRSHSLQHNDPFGALNSDPLFVDTRVDRSLLHSSSNSMIANGYPEKLLSSSSGLDRNIEHGFPLTNGGEGKPIGKSHGDATALDVGESSIISNILSLDLDSWDESLTSPQNLAKFLGETDKQPSLKMASSWKGQHNSQSRFSFARHEESRSQIVDADPPFSIFGQLQKTHPYGQDFSEKRNSYVDRHMMGNGFSPSNFDESEAFMGGPSVFPSNKTSAVSRSQISAPPGFSLPNRAPPPGFSSQERMEQIFDTLPGNHLLDPSSMLRNSYQSPSLGNISSSGGDIEFMDPAILAVGKGRLQGGLNNSGLDMRSNFPQQQLNAFENDARLQLLMQSSLSPHQNLRYSDIGNGYSSLNDSYGISSRLVDQSQMSNISPFMQMSLQHSRNGHMSNGRWDGWNEGQAGSVAELLRNERLGLNKFYSAGYDDSKFRMPSSGDLYNRTFEM
- the LOC136222746 gene encoding uncharacterized protein isoform X2 codes for the protein MSDEGERTCPLCAEEMDLTDQQLKPCKCGYEICVWCWHHIMDMAEKDDTEGRCPACRIPYDKEKIVGMAASCERMVAEIHMERKKSQKTKSKPSDGRKQLSSVRVIQRNLVYIVGLPLNLADEDLLQRREYFGQYGKVLKVSMSRTAAGVIQQFPNNTCSVYITYGREEEAIRCIQSVHGFVLDGRSLKACFGTTKYCHAWLRNVPCTNPDCLYLHEIGSQEDSFTKDEIISAYTRSRVQQITGTTSSMVRRAGSMLPPPMDDYSCNITAAAAKPIVKSSSNQNTVSTSKGSPPNGSLGKSITLPAAASWGTRAANQPQTANSTQSNGPSKPKPDMVNSTLAFSSAIATSSQTSSLHSDVGKRAVWNEDGQSFIGKGKQDYLKPVKQNSGLDLRASVLEKPCMNETNATLTSGDQSSSSPTSKQNNWGSDMVSDSPNSFAHTEPFCESEKGGAVIADMGSIKADSNIRCDISGVTRTSSADHSMIKSPGSHGVHQQYVDQYGEPLALAGSQINSGFTDQSDWRTDPHNPAATSTEVEEDIISFDNQRLKDPEVVSHTSYLPNSANSVHYTNHSRSHSLQHNDPFGALNSDPLFVDTRVDRSLLHSSSNSMIANGYPEKLLSSSSGLDRNIEHGFPLTNGGEGKPIGKSHGDATALDVGESSIISNILSLDLDSWDESLTSPQNLAKFLGETDKQPSLKMASSWKGQHNSQSRFSFARHEESRSQIVDADPPFSIFGQLQKTHPYGQDFSEKRNSYVDRHMMGNGFSPSNFDESEAFMGGPSVFPSNKTSVSRSQISAPPGFSLPNRAPPPGFSSQERMEQIFDTLPGNHLLDPSSMLRNSYQSPSLGNISSSGGDIEFMDPAILAVGKGRLQGGLNNSGLDMRSNFPQQQLNAFENDARLQLLMQSSLSPHQNLRYSDIGNGYSSLNDSYGISSRLVDQSQMSNISPFMQMSLQHSRNGHMSNGRWDGWNEGQAGSVAELLRNERLGLNKFYSAGYDDSKFRMPSSGDLYNRTFEM
- the LOC136222746 gene encoding uncharacterized protein isoform X3, producing the protein MSDEGERTCPLCAEEMDLTDQQLKPCKCGYEICVWCWHHIMDMAEKDDTEGRCPACRIPYDKEKIVGMAASCERMVAEIHMERKKSQKTKSKPSDGRKQLSSVRVIQRNLVYIVGLPLNLADEDLLQRREYFGQYGKVLKVSMSRTAAGVIQQFPNNTCSVYITYGREEEAIRCIQSVHGFVLDGRSLKACFGTTKYCHAWLRNVPCTNPDCLYLHEIGSQEDSFTKDEIISAYTRSRVQQITGTTSSMVRRAGSMLPPPMDDYSCNITAAAAKPIVKSSSNNTVSTSKGSPPNGSLGKSITLPAAASWGTRAANQPQTANSTQSNGPSKPKPDMVNSTLAFSSAIATSSQTSSLHSDVGKRAVWNEDGQSFIGKGKQDYLKPVKQNSGLDLRASVLEKPCMNETNATLTSGDQSSSSPTSKQNNWGSDMVSDSPNSFAHTEPFCESEKGGAVIADMGSIKADSNIRCDISGVTRTSSADHSMIKSPGSHGVHQQYVDQYGEPLALAGSQINSGFTDQSDWRTDPHNPAATSTEVEEDIISFDNQRLKDPEVVSHTSYLPNSANSVHYTNHSRSHSLQHNDPFGALNSDPLFVDTRVDRSLLHSSSNSMIANGYPEKLLSSSSGLDRNIEHGFPLTNGGEGKPIGKSHGDATALDVGESSIISNILSLDLDSWDESLTSPQNLAKFLGETDKQPSLKMASSWKGQHNSQSRFSFARHEESRSQIVDADPPFSIFGQLQKTHPYGQDFSEKRNSYVDRHMMGNGFSPSNFDESEAFMGGPSVFPSNKTSAVSRSQISAPPGFSLPNRAPPPGFSSQERMEQIFDTLPGNHLLDPSSMLRNSYQSPSLGNISSSGGDIEFMDPAILAVGKGRLQGGLNNSGLDMRSNFPQQQLNAFENDARLQLLMQSSLSPHQNLRYSDIGNGYSSLNDSYGISSRLVDQSQMSNISPFMQMSLQHSRNGHMSNGRWDGWNEGQAGSVAELLRNERLGLNKFYSAGYDDSKFRMPSSGDLYNRTFEM